One part of the Palaemon carinicauda isolate YSFRI2023 chromosome 23, ASM3689809v2, whole genome shotgun sequence genome encodes these proteins:
- the LOC137617525 gene encoding putative CENPB DNA-binding domain-containing protein 1 → MGPKKLSYDIGISRGEKSKKAMLSLKLRQEILSKHERGVLVSDLAKQYGWNMSTISTIIKHKAAIKAVKPSKGITIILKRRNPTHEEMERLLLIWIKDKEIVGDTITETIISEKSSANYCDLKATGSREDAGESSTNPTMEEFKASRGWFEKF, encoded by the coding sequence atgggtcctaagaagcttagttatGATATAGGTATTAGTAGGGGTGAGAAAAgcaagaaggcaatgctttcattaaaaTTGAGGCAAGAAATTTTAtcaaaacatgagcgcggtgtgcttgtgagtgatctggctaaacaatatggctggaatatgtctacgatctcgacgatcatcaagcataaggcagccattaaagcagtcaaaccatcgaaggggatcaccattatctTAAAACGTCGCAACCCTACCcatgaagagatggaacgccttttgttaatatggataaaggacaaagagattgttggcgatacgatcactgaaacaatcATTTCTGAGAAGTCCAGCGCTaactattgtgacttgaaggcaacGGGCTCTAGGGAAGATGCAGGGGAGAGTTCAACCAATCCTacaatggaggaattcaaggcatctcgcggttggttcgagaaattttag